One segment of Thermosynechococcus sp. HN-54 DNA contains the following:
- a CDS encoding zinc metalloprotease HtpX: protein MPDPAADFRLDPRYVAGLAAFNRGDYQLAIAAFKAVIATHGQRREGLKAHLHLIKAYAHTHQWQEAIDLCQLLARSPLPPIQAWAQKHLPELERCLDEEPTSPHLEFVPTPSSRPPIQLRRVPRLYLWLSQGATLLLIAWLLQKPLQGLIASLLSYPNDQLMLLRGWEGVIAWFLLGCLGVGLLSGGSWFWSWRLRTCYGLRPVSLGELEEYSPETVTLLGRLQWSWWQPRPQVGCLVTAAPIIFSYGRWQPRIIVSEGLLRSLSSEELLALMASEIAQVRLGLNTLVTPLVLLLQLPYDLYCWCSRWGDRLAPPYGKDWGAWFVKGVAYLLCALVSQSSYLLFRGLEMLCFSSNQLRQSYSDRHGAALISNPNTLVMAWFRLMEATATTARAQGEIGAPLESLRLLLPLNPTQAALWGDQPLDWPTLIRWDTAHPLRYWFRLTSSHRPLGLRLQALMTDARQWGLRPLLSLPTLSSPRCQRAGQQLAPFWGAIAGVIMTIILTSIGQFALRAGTIASPLWWLADGSTLVRSFISIGIGLGLFLRFNAYYPPRQPQTYTLGQLLYHPLALPLDSTVVKLEGVLCAAKGLRNGLGQHLWLDTKAGLFPLRCYRSWGSIWPLLEPAYLKNLGGRSLVIHGWFRRGTVPFVEVKEWHTLDQQHQRSWAAPYWAIAIATLWILYGIMTLLGWL, encoded by the coding sequence ATGCCCGACCCAGCAGCGGATTTTCGCCTAGATCCTCGCTATGTTGCCGGTTTAGCGGCCTTCAACCGCGGCGATTATCAACTGGCGATCGCTGCCTTCAAAGCCGTGATTGCCACCCATGGTCAACGCCGTGAAGGTCTCAAGGCTCACCTACACCTGATTAAAGCCTATGCCCACACCCACCAGTGGCAAGAGGCCATTGATCTGTGTCAACTCCTAGCGCGATCGCCCCTCCCCCCCATTCAGGCTTGGGCACAAAAGCATCTACCAGAGTTAGAACGCTGCTTGGATGAGGAACCCACCTCCCCCCATCTTGAGTTTGTCCCAACGCCTAGTTCAAGACCGCCTATTCAACTGCGGCGAGTGCCTCGCCTCTATCTATGGCTGAGTCAGGGGGCAACGCTGCTGCTAATCGCTTGGCTGCTCCAAAAACCGCTACAGGGACTGATCGCCAGTCTCCTTAGCTACCCCAATGATCAACTAATGCTCCTGCGGGGTTGGGAAGGGGTAATAGCGTGGTTTCTGCTGGGCTGCTTGGGGGTGGGGCTACTCAGTGGTGGCAGTTGGTTCTGGTCGTGGCGATTGCGAACCTGCTATGGCCTGCGTCCCGTCAGTCTTGGAGAGTTAGAGGAGTACAGCCCCGAAACAGTAACATTGTTGGGACGCTTACAGTGGTCGTGGTGGCAACCCCGTCCTCAAGTAGGCTGTCTGGTGACGGCAGCACCAATCATTTTTAGCTATGGACGCTGGCAACCCCGAATTATTGTCAGTGAAGGCCTATTGCGATCGCTCTCTAGCGAGGAACTGTTGGCCTTAATGGCCAGTGAGATTGCCCAAGTGCGATTGGGGCTGAATACCCTAGTAACCCCCTTGGTTCTGCTGTTGCAACTGCCCTATGACCTCTACTGTTGGTGTAGCCGTTGGGGCGATCGCCTTGCACCGCCTTACGGCAAGGATTGGGGCGCGTGGTTTGTCAAAGGTGTAGCCTATCTCCTCTGTGCCCTCGTTAGTCAAAGCAGCTACCTCCTCTTTCGCGGCCTAGAAATGCTCTGTTTCTCGAGCAATCAACTGCGCCAGTCCTATAGCGATCGCCACGGCGCTGCCCTGATCAGTAATCCCAATACCCTTGTGATGGCTTGGTTTCGCCTCATGGAAGCCACAGCAACGACGGCGCGTGCCCAAGGGGAAATTGGTGCTCCCCTAGAGTCCTTGCGTCTCCTTCTCCCTCTCAACCCCACCCAAGCCGCCCTTTGGGGCGATCAACCCCTCGATTGGCCAACGCTGATCCGCTGGGATACCGCCCATCCACTGCGGTATTGGTTTCGCCTGACCTCCTCCCATCGTCCCCTTGGACTGCGCCTGCAAGCCCTCATGACCGATGCCCGTCAATGGGGACTGCGCCCCCTCCTCTCACTGCCTACCCTTTCCTCCCCTCGCTGTCAACGGGCTGGGCAACAACTGGCACCCTTCTGGGGAGCGATCGCGGGAGTCATCATGACGATTATCCTCACGAGCATTGGTCAATTTGCGCTGCGGGCGGGGACGATCGCATCTCCCCTTTGGTGGTTAGCAGATGGGTCAACCTTGGTGCGCAGCTTCATTTCCATTGGCATTGGTTTAGGTCTATTTCTGCGGTTCAATGCCTACTACCCACCCCGGCAACCCCAAACCTACACCCTTGGTCAACTCCTCTATCATCCTTTAGCTTTGCCCCTCGATAGTACCGTCGTTAAGCTAGAGGGGGTTTTGTGTGCCGCTAAAGGACTGCGCAATGGCTTAGGACAGCACCTCTGGCTCGATACAAAAGCGGGTCTGTTTCCGCTGCGCTGCTACAGAAGTTGGGGATCGATTTGGCCACTGCTTGAGCCAGCCTATCTCAAAAACTTAGGGGGGCGATCGCTGGTCATCCACGGTTGGTTTCGACGGGGTACGGTGCCCTTTGTTGAAGTGAAGGAGTGGCACACCCTCGACCAACAGCACCAACGATCCTGGGCAGCCCCCTATTGGGCGATCGCCATTGCCACGCTCTGGATCCTCTACGGCATCATGACACTATTGGGTTGGCTCTGA
- a CDS encoding CPBP family intramembrane glutamic endopeptidase yields MNWQLAFSLFLMALPGSIVTATLALPVLLDGRSLPLSLTSLQIITLAQSAFLTATAAVVGTRLADDVGLRCPLLFALLKDQDILMPLHSQVLPVFVGGVMGGVIIWGFSQLLPASRSLPLIVGLLYGGITEEVLMRWGVMTFLAWLGWRMGQGGVGQISVVWMGTAIFLSAVIFGLSHLPVFDSSGSHPSLTSVSLMLSGNTLFGLLAGYLFWQYGLEAAMLTHALAHVLAVALPMTKQ; encoded by the coding sequence ATGAATTGGCAACTCGCTTTTAGTCTCTTTCTCATGGCGCTGCCGGGGAGCATTGTGACCGCTACCTTGGCTCTGCCTGTACTCTTGGATGGGCGCAGTTTGCCCCTTTCGCTGACGAGTTTGCAAATCATAACGCTGGCACAAAGTGCGTTTCTGACAGCGACTGCTGCGGTTGTGGGCACAAGGCTAGCGGATGACGTCGGACTGCGCTGCCCCCTATTGTTTGCCTTGCTGAAGGACCAAGACATTTTAATGCCTCTGCACTCTCAAGTCTTACCTGTTTTTGTCGGCGGGGTAATGGGGGGTGTAATTATCTGGGGCTTTTCGCAGCTTTTACCAGCATCGCGATCGCTCCCCTTAATTGTGGGTTTGCTCTATGGCGGCATTACCGAAGAAGTCTTGATGCGCTGGGGAGTGATGACATTTTTGGCTTGGCTAGGGTGGCGGATGGGTCAAGGGGGAGTTGGTCAAATCTCGGTGGTTTGGATGGGTACGGCTATTTTCCTGAGTGCGGTCATTTTTGGGCTATCCCATTTGCCAGTCTTCGATAGTTCAGGAAGTCACCCAAGCTTAACAAGCGTGTCTTTAATGCTCAGCGGCAATACGCTCTTTGGCCTTTTGGCGGGGTACTTGTTTTGGCAGTATGGTCTAGAAGCAGCGATGTTGACCCACGCGCTTGCCCATGTCCTAGCAGTAGCGCTCCCTATGACCAAACAATGA
- the clpS gene encoding ATP-dependent Clp protease adapter ClpS has protein sequence MPSVVPQERQQVTRKHYPNYKVIVLNDDFNTFQHVAACLMKYIPNMTSDRAWELTNQVHYEGQAIVWIGPQEQAELYHEQLLRAGLTMAPLEPE, from the coding sequence ATGCCTAGCGTTGTTCCCCAAGAGCGGCAACAGGTTACTCGCAAGCACTACCCCAACTATAAAGTCATTGTCCTGAACGACGACTTCAACACGTTTCAGCACGTGGCTGCCTGTTTGATGAAATATATTCCCAACATGACGAGCGATCGCGCTTGGGAATTAACCAATCAGGTGCACTATGAAGGCCAAGCCATTGTTTGGATAGGGCCGCAAGAACAGGCTGAACTGTACCATGAGCAGCTCCTACGGGCGGGTCTGACGATGGCGCCCCTCGAACCCGAATAG
- a CDS encoding ribonuclease H-like domain-containing protein → MELDFPLECFDYDLSATALAHFLNADQLAVDTETMGLNIPRDRLCLVQLCDPEGQVAVVKIGRGQREAPHLQQLLEHPRITKVFHYARFDMATLRYHLGIRVHPVFCTKIASKIARTYSPRHGLKDLVLDLLGIEIDKSAQSSDWGNAMALREDQIRYAANDVRYLIPLRQHLTAMLKREERFELVQTALSCLPAIVDLDLAGYTQVFEHG, encoded by the coding sequence ATGGAGCTGGATTTCCCTTTGGAGTGTTTTGACTACGATTTAAGTGCTACGGCCTTAGCTCACTTTCTCAATGCGGATCAGTTGGCCGTGGATACGGAAACCATGGGCTTGAATATCCCCCGCGATCGCCTGTGCTTGGTACAGTTGTGCGATCCAGAGGGGCAAGTGGCGGTCGTCAAAATTGGCCGTGGGCAGCGGGAGGCACCCCACCTTCAGCAACTCCTAGAGCATCCCCGCATTACCAAAGTGTTTCACTATGCCCGCTTTGATATGGCCACGTTGCGCTACCACTTGGGCATTCGGGTTCACCCCGTCTTCTGCACGAAAATTGCCAGTAAAATTGCCCGCACCTATTCACCCCGCCATGGCCTCAAGGATTTGGTCTTGGACTTGCTGGGCATAGAGATTGATAAATCTGCCCAAAGCTCGGACTGGGGCAATGCGATGGCACTGCGGGAAGATCAAATCCGCTATGCCGCTAATGATGTGCGCTATCTAATTCCCCTGCGCCAGCACCTCACAGCCATGCTGAAGCGGGAGGAACGGTTTGAGTTAGTCCAAACAGCCCTGAGCTGCCTACCCGCCATTGTGGATCTGGACTTAGCGGGTTATACCCAAGTCTTTGAACATGGCTAG
- a CDS encoding DUF2237 family protein translates to MTALNVLGTPLVCCCQNPLTGFYRDGFCRTGAGDVGAHVVCAEMTAEFLTFTRSRGNDLSTPVPAYQFPGLKPGDRWCLCASRWREALEAGVAPPVILEATHVSALEYVSLEDLKAHALGGRQQP, encoded by the coding sequence ATGACGGCATTGAACGTGTTGGGAACACCCTTGGTGTGCTGCTGTCAAAATCCACTCACAGGATTCTATCGCGATGGTTTTTGTCGAACAGGGGCAGGGGATGTGGGTGCCCATGTGGTTTGCGCCGAAATGACCGCCGAATTTCTCACCTTTACCCGCTCGCGGGGCAATGATCTTTCCACTCCGGTACCTGCCTACCAATTTCCCGGTCTGAAACCGGGCGATCGCTGGTGTCTGTGTGCCTCCCGTTGGCGTGAAGCCCTAGAGGCTGGCGTAGCACCACCCGTCATTCTAGAGGCGACCCATGTCAGTGCCCTTGAGTACGTCTCTCTAGAGGATTTGAAAGCCCACGCCCTTGGTGGTCGCCAGCAACCGTGA
- a CDS encoding 6-carboxytetrahydropterin synthase — MDCIIHRRAEFAASHRYWLPEWSEVENLARFGANSRFPGHGHNYELFVSMGGAVDELGMVLNLSDVKHIIRREVIEPLNFSYLNEVWPEFQATLPTTEHIARVIWDRLTPHLPLVRIRLFEHPRLWADYTGDPMEAYLSVGTHFSAAHRLALEDLSYEENCRIYGKCARPHGHGHNYHVEITVKGAIHPRTGMIVDLVKLEEVLKEQVIEPLDHTFLNKDIPYFATVVPTAENIAIYIAQLLQEPIRQLGATLHKVKLIESPNNACEILCEELPSREGVLSGALPVLERV, encoded by the coding sequence ATGGATTGCATTATTCACCGCCGCGCTGAGTTTGCCGCCAGTCATCGCTACTGGTTGCCGGAGTGGTCTGAAGTGGAGAATTTGGCTCGGTTTGGTGCCAATAGTCGCTTCCCCGGTCACGGCCACAACTATGAACTGTTTGTTTCCATGGGGGGCGCAGTGGATGAGTTGGGCATGGTGTTGAATCTATCGGATGTCAAGCACATCATTCGCCGTGAAGTCATTGAACCCCTGAATTTTTCCTACCTCAATGAAGTGTGGCCAGAGTTTCAAGCCACGTTACCAACCACGGAACACATTGCGCGGGTGATTTGGGATCGATTGACCCCCCATCTACCCCTTGTGCGCATTCGCCTGTTTGAACATCCCCGCCTTTGGGCGGACTACACGGGAGACCCTATGGAAGCCTATCTTTCTGTTGGTACTCACTTTAGTGCGGCGCATCGCCTTGCCCTTGAAGATCTTAGCTACGAAGAAAACTGCCGCATCTATGGCAAATGTGCCCGCCCCCACGGCCATGGCCACAACTACCACGTGGAGATTACGGTTAAAGGGGCAATCCATCCGCGGACGGGCATGATTGTTGATTTGGTCAAGCTCGAGGAAGTTCTCAAGGAACAGGTGATCGAACCTCTAGATCACACATTTTTGAATAAAGATATTCCCTACTTTGCGACGGTGGTGCCGACGGCAGAGAACATTGCCATTTACATTGCCCAGTTGTTGCAGGAGCCGATTCGCCAGTTGGGAGCGACACTCCACAAGGTGAAGTTGATCGAAAGCCCCAATAACGCCTGTGAAATCCTCTGTGAGGAATTGCCCTCTAGGGAGGGGGTTCTCAGTGGTGCCCTACCAGTCTTGGAGCGAGTTTAG
- the sufU gene encoding Fe-S cluster assembly sulfur transfer protein SufU, whose protein sequence is MSLDNLRTLYQQVILEHYKKPRHRGRTQPVDRQQRGHNPSCGDTIDLTVALETNEQGETIIKDIQFEGEGCAIAMASADLMADALRGQPVSRALQMVEQFQAMMKGQFEFPREFRKLNVMQGVAQFPVRIKCATLTWHTLRAALQQDQAPVNGFVSNEEEE, encoded by the coding sequence ATGTCTCTTGATAATCTCCGCACCCTCTACCAGCAGGTCATTCTAGAGCACTACAAAAAACCCCGCCACCGTGGCCGCACGCAGCCGGTGGATCGCCAACAGCGGGGGCATAACCCCTCCTGTGGAGACACGATTGATTTAACCGTTGCCCTAGAGACCAATGAGCAGGGGGAAACGATCATTAAGGATATTCAGTTTGAGGGGGAAGGCTGCGCGATCGCCATGGCCTCAGCAGATTTGATGGCCGATGCCCTGCGAGGACAACCCGTGAGTCGCGCCCTACAAATGGTGGAGCAGTTCCAAGCAATGATGAAGGGGCAATTTGAGTTTCCCCGCGAATTCCGCAAGCTGAACGTGATGCAGGGAGTGGCGCAGTTTCCCGTGCGCATTAAATGTGCCACATTGACATGGCATACCCTGCGCGCAGCATTGCAGCAAGATCAAGCCCCGGTGAATGGCTTTGTCAGTAATGAGGAGGAAGAGTAG
- a CDS encoding Ycf51 family protein: MLTPADFATYSRWAGIATLVMAALTVLTFVFRWGVRFRFVGITGFLGVVTVGLFALSIVPIVHSPVPGAGKYTLVYDNGATQVVIKVPADIDSPTLEATLVQAANDLFSLGRLGRGGDRLTVIARTIEHPEPGVTEPVILGVATRSLSDRTDTNVTVRLLKT; this comes from the coding sequence GTGCTGACGCCCGCCGATTTTGCCACCTATAGCCGTTGGGCAGGAATTGCCACCCTTGTCATGGCGGCTTTGACTGTCCTCACCTTTGTTTTCCGCTGGGGCGTGCGCTTTCGCTTTGTTGGTATCACGGGTTTCTTAGGGGTAGTGACCGTAGGCTTGTTTGCCCTGAGTATTGTGCCCATTGTTCACTCCCCTGTACCCGGCGCCGGCAAATACACCCTCGTCTATGACAATGGGGCGACTCAAGTGGTCATTAAAGTGCCGGCTGACATTGACAGCCCTACCCTTGAGGCAACGCTGGTACAGGCCGCTAATGATTTATTTTCCTTGGGACGGCTAGGCCGAGGGGGCGATCGCCTGACCGTGATTGCCCGAACCATCGAACATCCTGAACCGGGGGTGACTGAACCCGTCATTTTAGGGGTGGCCACCCGTTCCTTGAGCGATCGCACCGATACAAATGTAACGGTTAGACTACTTAAAACCTAA
- a CDS encoding PD-(D/E)XK nuclease family protein produces the protein MQLSQAHLRTLQTCPRQYQYRYLDSLILPDATQLTETTAQKRGRDFHRLMQQHFQGLDISPILEAQPKLQPWFEAFQTMPPPMIEGQGEAEHVRSLGWQEFTLVGVYDYIIFGQGQAQILDWKTYAHPPAPETFTRHWQTRLYCYLLAATSRYSPSQISMTYWFAQGEKGANAYTFTYSEAIHQQIHQTLEQSLTQLRQWLQAYAQGQNLPQVPEAQRSKYCYECAFCERCQRCEPSASAVSTLDPFLAMFKDLGITR, from the coding sequence ATGCAACTTTCCCAAGCCCACTTGCGCACCCTCCAAACCTGCCCACGGCAATATCAATACCGCTATCTCGATAGCTTAATCCTGCCAGACGCCACGCAGTTGACAGAGACGACAGCCCAAAAGCGCGGTCGCGATTTCCACCGCTTAATGCAGCAGCACTTCCAAGGACTGGATATTTCCCCGATTCTTGAGGCGCAGCCCAAATTGCAACCGTGGTTCGAGGCCTTTCAAACCATGCCACCGCCGATGATTGAGGGCCAAGGGGAAGCAGAGCATGTCCGCAGTCTGGGTTGGCAGGAGTTCACCCTTGTCGGCGTTTACGACTACATCATTTTTGGCCAAGGGCAAGCCCAAATTCTTGACTGGAAAACCTATGCCCACCCCCCCGCCCCAGAAACATTCACCCGCCATTGGCAAACTCGCCTTTACTGTTATCTCCTAGCAGCCACCAGTCGCTACTCCCCCAGCCAGATTTCTATGACCTATTGGTTTGCCCAAGGAGAGAAGGGTGCCAATGCCTACACATTTACCTACAGTGAGGCTATCCACCAGCAAATCCACCAGACTTTAGAGCAGTCCCTCACCCAACTGCGCCAATGGCTGCAAGCCTATGCACAAGGGCAAAACCTCCCTCAAGTTCCCGAAGCCCAGAGGTCGAAATACTGCTATGAGTGCGCCTTTTGTGAACGGTGCCAACGGTGTGAGCCAAGTGCAAGTGCTGTCTCGACCCTTGATCCGTTTCTAGCCATGTTCAAAGACTTGGGTATAACCCGCTAA
- a CDS encoding MAPEG family protein: MLSNIPWLLAVSLLTATLLIYFPYIFVVVGRLQAGFDMAAPRALFEKLPPFAQRAVWAHENSFETFMPFAAAVLLTLFAGVNNSMVAIASLSFVVARFLYSICYIANFPLGRSLMFGVGTAATLTLFWQSLTTLAR; encoded by the coding sequence ATGCTGAGCAATATCCCTTGGCTACTGGCAGTAAGTTTACTCACAGCAACGTTGTTGATCTATTTTCCCTACATTTTTGTTGTGGTCGGTCGCTTACAGGCGGGCTTTGATATGGCGGCTCCCCGTGCCCTTTTTGAGAAGTTGCCTCCCTTTGCCCAGCGGGCGGTGTGGGCACACGAAAATAGCTTTGAAACGTTTATGCCCTTTGCAGCGGCGGTGTTGCTGACTCTCTTTGCAGGGGTGAATAATTCAATGGTGGCGATCGCCAGCCTCAGTTTTGTTGTTGCCCGCTTTTTGTACAGTATCTGCTACATTGCCAATTTTCCCCTTGGTCGCTCGCTCATGTTTGGGGTGGGAACCGCGGCAACGCTGACGCTCTTTTGGCAAAGTCTCACCACCCTTGCCCGTTAA
- a CDS encoding diflavin flavoprotein produces MAVSTPKRPLRLTLQVLEIATDTTAIRCLDWDRDRFDIEFALENGTTYNSFLIRGDHIALVDTSHAKFGDRYLEQLWQLVDPNDLEYLIVSHTEPDHSGLVKEVLAKAPHVTVVASKVALQFLGDLIHQPFSQRQVKNGDRLDLGKGHTLEFIMAPNLHWPDTILTYDHGTQTLFTCDVFGAHFCNDDPFDTEPELLEPDFKFYYDCLMGPNARSVLSAFKRLEPLPPVQLVATGHGPLLRHHLEQWLESYRSWSQEQAKAATTVAIFYAANYGYANALAEAIERGAAKTGVVVEKMDLLTAEPQDIRELTEIAAGIIIGTPPTTAVAKTALSTIRAAAHAKQAIGVFESGVADAEPAYPLLNQFRDAGLTPSFPVIRVTATPTDALFQEAEEAGTDMGQWLLRDRTVKQMKALDTDLDKALGRLSGGLYIITAQKGAINSAMLASWVAQASTEPLGVSIAVAKDRAIESFLHVGDTFVLNVLEEGNYQPLMRHFLKRFPPGADRFAHVKTYPASNGSPILADALAYMECTVVSRLDAHDHWIVYSTVDNGRVSKPDGMTAVHHRKVGNHY; encoded by the coding sequence ATGGCCGTCAGTACGCCTAAGCGTCCACTGCGCTTAACCCTTCAGGTGTTGGAGATCGCCACTGATACGACGGCAATTCGTTGCCTGGATTGGGATCGCGATCGTTTTGATATTGAGTTTGCCCTGGAAAATGGCACCACGTACAATTCGTTTCTCATCAGGGGTGACCACATTGCCCTTGTGGATACTTCCCATGCCAAGTTTGGCGATCGCTACCTAGAGCAACTGTGGCAACTAGTGGATCCCAATGACCTTGAGTATTTGATTGTCAGCCATACAGAGCCAGACCACAGTGGCTTGGTCAAGGAGGTGTTGGCCAAAGCACCCCATGTGACCGTGGTGGCCTCAAAGGTGGCGTTACAGTTTCTTGGGGATCTGATCCACCAGCCCTTTAGTCAGCGCCAAGTGAAAAATGGCGATCGCCTTGACTTGGGCAAAGGGCATACCCTCGAATTCATCATGGCGCCCAATCTCCACTGGCCGGATACCATCCTCACCTATGACCACGGCACCCAGACTCTATTTACCTGCGATGTCTTTGGTGCCCACTTCTGCAATGATGATCCCTTTGACACCGAGCCAGAACTGCTAGAACCCGATTTCAAGTTTTACTACGACTGTCTGATGGGGCCCAATGCCCGCTCCGTGCTCTCCGCCTTCAAGCGCTTGGAACCGCTTCCCCCAGTACAACTGGTCGCCACAGGCCATGGCCCTCTTTTGCGCCATCATTTGGAGCAATGGCTAGAGTCTTACCGCAGTTGGAGTCAAGAGCAGGCCAAAGCTGCGACCACGGTGGCCATTTTCTATGCGGCCAACTATGGCTATGCCAATGCCCTAGCAGAAGCGATCGAACGGGGGGCAGCCAAAACCGGTGTGGTGGTTGAAAAAATGGATCTACTCACCGCTGAACCCCAAGATATTCGCGAACTCACCGAGATTGCCGCTGGGATTATTATTGGCACCCCCCCCACCACCGCTGTGGCTAAAACTGCTTTGAGTACGATTCGCGCCGCTGCCCATGCCAAACAGGCGATTGGTGTTTTTGAAAGTGGCGTGGCTGATGCTGAACCCGCCTATCCCCTACTCAACCAGTTTCGGGATGCCGGTTTGACGCCCTCGTTTCCTGTGATTCGAGTAACAGCAACTCCCACCGATGCCCTCTTTCAAGAGGCGGAAGAAGCGGGTACCGACATGGGTCAATGGCTGTTGCGCGATCGCACGGTCAAGCAGATGAAAGCCTTGGACACTGACCTCGATAAAGCCCTTGGGCGGCTGAGTGGTGGGCTGTACATTATCACCGCCCAAAAAGGTGCTATCAACAGTGCCATGTTGGCCTCTTGGGTGGCGCAGGCCAGTACCGAACCCCTTGGCGTTTCCATTGCAGTGGCCAAGGATCGGGCCATTGAGTCCTTTCTGCACGTGGGGGATACCTTTGTGCTCAACGTTCTCGAAGAAGGGAACTACCAGCCCCTGATGCGCCACTTCCTGAAGCGATTCCCACCGGGAGCTGATCGCTTTGCCCATGTGAAGACCTATCCGGCCAGTAATGGCAGTCCCATTTTGGCTGATGCCCTTGCCTATATGGAATGTACCGTTGTCAGCCGTCTGGATGCCCACGATCACTGGATTGTCTATAGTACTGTGGACAATGGCCGTGTCTCAAAGCCCGATGGCATGACCGCTGTTCACCATCGCAAAGTGGGGAATCATTACTAA
- a CDS encoding phytoene/squalene synthase family protein — MIQMVLENPVSVKDAERFCQEILPQVSRTFALSIRFLPGNLGRAVLVAYLICRIADTVEDDPVASVPAKTALLDHLLECFDSPDLANSYGETARGVQGEPAHVELVKNTGLVFALYRSLPLTSQQHVQRWVSEMVHGMKKFVNLYPNGIRIQTLEEYKEYCYYVAGTVGYLLTDLWYEHSPSIGTEEYQVLLKRCGAFGEALQTVNILKDIAWDAEHENSIYIPNESLLLQGSSHQSILSAEYLQQNHAAIKELIALAWHDLDEAQAYLLSVPKAAIPIRLFCVLPLLFAYATLRELTHSTAMLQPGGVVKISRSEVKSLMVMGPLSILSNHSLRWLIGQVRQKPFILGGL, encoded by the coding sequence ATGATTCAAATGGTGCTGGAGAACCCAGTTTCCGTCAAGGATGCCGAGCGCTTTTGTCAAGAGATATTACCCCAAGTCTCGCGCACATTTGCCCTCAGTATTCGCTTTCTCCCCGGAAATCTGGGTCGGGCGGTTCTGGTTGCCTATCTGATTTGTCGCATTGCCGATACCGTTGAGGATGATCCCGTCGCCAGCGTCCCCGCGAAAACCGCCCTCTTGGATCACTTATTGGAGTGCTTTGACAGTCCCGATCTGGCCAATAGCTATGGTGAAACGGCACGGGGGGTTCAGGGGGAGCCAGCCCATGTAGAACTGGTGAAAAATACCGGCCTTGTCTTTGCCCTCTACCGGTCTTTACCGCTCACCTCTCAACAGCATGTCCAACGCTGGGTGAGCGAAATGGTGCATGGGATGAAAAAGTTTGTCAACCTCTATCCCAATGGCATCCGTATTCAAACCCTTGAGGAATATAAAGAGTACTGTTATTACGTTGCTGGAACCGTTGGCTATCTGCTCACGGATTTGTGGTACGAGCATTCCCCCAGCATTGGCACCGAAGAATATCAGGTGCTGCTCAAGCGCTGTGGAGCCTTTGGCGAAGCTCTGCAAACCGTGAATATTCTCAAGGATATTGCTTGGGATGCGGAGCACGAAAACTCGATTTATATCCCCAATGAATCTTTACTGCTTCAAGGCAGTAGCCACCAGTCCATCCTCAGTGCCGAGTACCTTCAACAAAATCATGCGGCCATTAAGGAATTGATTGCCCTCGCTTGGCACGATTTGGATGAAGCTCAAGCCTACTTACTATCGGTACCCAAAGCCGCTATTCCCATTCGTCTCTTTTGCGTCTTACCACTATTGTTTGCCTATGCCACGTTGCGGGAGCTAACCCATTCGACCGCCATGCTCCAACCCGGCGGGGTCGTTAAAATCAGTCGCTCAGAGGTAAAATCGCTGATGGTCATGGGGCCTCTGTCCATTCTCAGCAACCACAGCCTCCGCTGGCTGATTGGCCAAGTGCGGCAAAAACCCTTCATCCTTGGCGGACTTTAG